Genomic DNA from Actinomycetota bacterium:
CGCGACGACGGTGCAGCGCACGCCAGCAGGTAGGTGACGCAGCAGCTGGACGACCGAGATCTCCGCACCGCCGTAGGTCGGGCTGTCCAACAGGTAGGCGACATGCATCCGCGGCCCGGTGGCTGACATCCACGCCTTGCTCACGACGCCAGCAGGTGCAGCGCTTCGTCCGCGACCGCGCCGGGGTCCACGGCGGTCGCGCAGCGGAAGTCGATCGGGCAGCGCGACAGCGTGCAGGGACGACAGGTGACGTGGGCGGCGATGACGCGGTGGCGTCGGTTATCCCGAGGTGCCCACCGCAGCGGATCACCAGCGAGGTAGACGGTGACGGTGGGAGTCCCGACCGCAATCGCCAGGTGCGCCGGGCCGCTGTCGTTTCCCACCACGAGGTCGGCGTCGGCGAGCAGCGCGCCGAGCTCGCCCAAGCTCGTACGCCCGCAGAGGTCGAGTGCAGCCGCGGTCATCGCGCTGGCGGCCCGTCGGACCATGTCACGCTCCGCCTCCACGCCGACCAGTACGATGGTGCGTCCCGTCCCGGCGAGCCGGTCGGCGACGACCGCGAACCGTTCGGGTGGCCAGCGGCGGCTCGCCGCCGTCGCCCCGACATGGAAGACGACATAGGGCGCGCGTCGGTGCTGACCGAGCAGGGCTGTGGCACCGGCCCGGTCCTCCTCGTCGAGGGGGAACTCCAGGGTCGCGTCCTCGGCGGGCACGCCGAGGAAACGCACGAGCTCGAGGTGGCGGTGGACCTCCGGCTGCCGCTCGGGATATGGCAGATGAGTGGCCAGGTCGACGTCGATCGCGCCGGCCTTGACGAAGCCGGAGGTGCGTCGCGCGCCCACCAGCGCGTTGACCTCGTTCGCTGCCGCCGCACGTCCATGCATCTGTATCGCGAGGTCGAACTCGCGGCGACGGCACTCCGCGACGAACGCGTCGAGCGGCCACGGCGGACGCTCCGGGATGCCTGGGTGGCCTGGAAACGCGAGCAGCTCGTCGACGTAGGCGCGCTGACGCTGGATGACCGGCGCCACCTCCGGCCAGGTGACGAGCGTGACGTGCGCGTCCGGCCGCGCCTGCCGCAGCGCGCGCAGCGCTGGAACCGAGGCCAGCAGGTCGCCCAAGCCGACGCGCAGCCGGACGACGGCCACCCGCCGCACCGACGGGTCGGCGAGGGGCCGCGCCGGCTGGAAAATGTGCGGGCCGCGCGCGTCGCTCATGGCTGTAAGACTACGGGCGGCCGGATGACCGAGGAGGGCGCTGACCGTGGACCGCCTCGTGTCGGTGCTGATGCCGACGTTCGAGCAGGCAGCCTTCCTCGACCGTGCCGTCGCGAGCCTCCGCGCGCAGTGCCACGCCGACTGGGAGCTGGTCGTCGTCGACGACGGGTCAACCGACCGCGCCCCCGACGTGCTGCGCCGGTTGGCCGCCGCGGACCAGCGTCTTCGCCTGCACCGTTCCGACCGCAACCGCGGGTTGGGGGCGGCGCTGAACCGGGCGCTCGAGGCCGCACGCGGGAGCTTCGTGGCCTACCTACCGTCCGACGACGTCTACCTCCCCGACCACCTGTCGCTGCTTGTCGCGACGCTGCAGCGACACCATTCGGACGCCGCTGTCAGCGGGGTAGACCACCATGGCGTCCGCGAAGGCGTGCAGCTGGTCCAGGTGATGCACCGGCGCACCTCCGCCCGGTGGGTGGAACGCGACGAGCTCGAGACCGACGACCTCCACCGTCTCTTCTGGTCGCGCCTGCCTCCCATGGTCCATACGGGGCGTGTCACCTGCGTATGGACCGACCACCCCGATCAGCGGCACAAGCACATCCGCGAGCGCTTCGACGGCGGGCTGAACAGTTTCCGCCGCCGCTATCTGGTGCGTGAGCCGCTGCGCTTCCACTCGCGCGACAGCTGGCCGGTCGACGAGCACGCGCGTTACCGGCGCTTCCGCCGTCCAGCCCGAGGCGGGTCGGCCTCCCGTTACCCTGCCCGGCCGCCCGGCCTGCGGATCCTGCTGGTGGGTGAGCTGGCGTTCAACCCCGAGCGGGTGGTGGCGTTCGAGGAACGGGGCCACGAGCTGTACGGGCTGTGGATCGACGATCCGCTCGGAGACAGCACCGTCGGGCCGCTGCCGTTCGGCAACGTCCGCGATGTCGAGTTGCAGGACGTGCGCGCGCTGCGTCCGGACGTCGTCTACGGACTTTTGAACTGGCGTGCGGTGCCGCTCGTCCAGGGCCTGCTCGACCTCGGCATCCCGGTCGTATGGCACTTCAAGGAGGCGCCACAACGCTGCCTGGTCCGGGGCGACTGGCCGCTGCTCGCCGACCTGCACGAACGCGCCGACGTCGTGGTCTACGCGACGGCGTCCGAGCGCGATTGGATGGAACAGGCCCTGCCGGGTGCACGTGACCAGGCGACCACCGCCGTGCTCGACGGCGACCTGCCGAAGGCCGACTGGTTCACCGCCGAGGTCAGCCCCCGACTGTCCCAGCGCGACGGCGAGATCCACACGGTGTGTGTGGGTCGCCCGCTCGGGCTCGACGCCGACACATTGGCACGGCTCGGAGCCGCGGGGATCCACACCCACCTCTACGGACCGGTTTGCCGGCATGGC
This window encodes:
- a CDS encoding glycosyltransferase gives rise to the protein MDRLVSVLMPTFEQAAFLDRAVASLRAQCHADWELVVVDDGSTDRAPDVLRRLAAADQRLRLHRSDRNRGLGAALNRALEAARGSFVAYLPSDDVYLPDHLSLLVATLQRHHSDAAVSGVDHHGVREGVQLVQVMHRRTSARWVERDELETDDLHRLFWSRLPPMVHTGRVTCVWTDHPDQRHKHIRERFDGGLNSFRRRYLVREPLRFHSRDSWPVDEHARYRRFRRPARGGSASRYPARPPGLRILLVGELAFNPERVVAFEERGHELYGLWIDDPLGDSTVGPLPFGNVRDVELQDVRALRPDVVYGLLNWRAVPLVQGLLDLGIPVVWHFKEAPQRCLVRGDWPLLADLHERADVVVYATASERDWMEQALPGARDQATTAVLDGDLPKADWFTAEVSPRLSQRDGEIHTVCVGRPLGLDADTLARLGAAGIHTHLYGPVCRHGTGGALSRFLDGESHHVHVHPHVEQAHWVRELSRYDAGWLHRFTSDNGGDLARASWDDLNSPARLPSYLAAGLPLLQQASPGARVEMQDLVAERGIGLLYDDLDDLVDRLREEAATGCHRRAAWCLRHEFTFDAHVDRLLDLFTDVAR
- a CDS encoding glycosyltransferase family 9 protein, with product MSDARGPHIFQPARPLADPSVRRVAVVRLRVGLGDLLASVPALRALRQARPDAHVTLVTWPEVAPVIQRQRAYVDELLAFPGHPGIPERPPWPLDAFVAECRRREFDLAIQMHGRAAAANEVNALVGARRTSGFVKAGAIDVDLATHLPYPERQPEVHRHLELVRFLGVPAEDATLEFPLDEEDRAGATALLGQHRRAPYVVFHVGATAASRRWPPERFAVVADRLAGTGRTIVLVGVEAERDMVRRAASAMTAAALDLCGRTSLGELGALLADADLVVGNDSGPAHLAIAVGTPTVTVYLAGDPLRWAPRDNRRHRVIAAHVTCRPCTLSRCPIDFRCATAVDPGAVADEALHLLAS